In a genomic window of Theropithecus gelada isolate Dixy chromosome 15, Tgel_1.0, whole genome shotgun sequence:
- the CER1 gene encoding cerberus, whose translation MHLLLLQLLVLLTLTLGKATQHQDGRQNQNSLSPALLPRNQRELPTSNHEEAEEKPDLFVAVPHLVGTSPAGEGQRQREKMLSRFGRFWKKPEREMRPSRDSDSEHFPPGNQSLIQPIDGMKMEKSPLREEAKKFWHHFMFRKSPASQGVILPIKSHEVHWETCRTVPFSQTITHEGCEKVVVQNNLCFGKCGSVHFPGAEQHSHTFCSHCLPAKFTMMHLPLNCTEVSSVIKVVMLVEECQCKVKMEHEDGHFLHAGSQDSFIPGVST comes from the exons ATGCATCTCCTCTTATTGCAGCTGCTAGTACTCCTAACTCTAACTCTAGGAAAGGCCACACAGCACCAGGATGGCCGCCAGAATCAGAATTCTCTTTCCCCTGCACTCCTGCCAAGAAATCAAAGAGAGCTCCCCACCAGCAACCATGAAGAAGCTGAGGAGAAGCCAGATCTGTTTGTCGCAGTGCCACACCTTGTAGGCACCAGTCCTGCAGGGGAAGGCCAGCGGCAGAGAGAGAAGATGCTGTCCAGATTTGGCAGGTTCTGGAAGAAGCCTGAGAGAGAAATGCGTCCATCCAGGGACTCAGATAGCGAGCACTTCCCACCTGGGAACCAGTCCCTCATCCAGCCGATAGACGGGATGAAAATGGAGAAATCTCCTCTTCGGGAAGAAGCCAAGAAATTCTGGCACCACTTCATGTTCAGGAAAAGTCCGGCTTCTCAGGGGGTCATCTTGCCCATCAAAAGCCATGAAGTACATTGGGAGACCTGCAGGACAGTGCCTTTCAGCCAG ACTATAACCCACGAAGGCTGTGAAAAAGTAGTTGTTCAGAACAACCTTTGCTTTGGGAAATGTGGGTCTGTTCATTTTCCTGGAGCTGAGCAGCACTCCCATACCTTCTGCTCTCACTGTTTGCCTGCCAAGTTCACCATGATGCACTTGCCACTGAACTGCACTGAAGTTTCCTCCGTGATCAAGGTGGTGATGCTGGTGGAGGAGTGCCAGTGCAAGGTGAAGATGGAGCATGAAGATGGACACTTCCTACATGCTGGCTCCCAGGATTCCTTTATCCCAGGAGTTTCGACTTAA